In the genome of Labrus mixtus chromosome 21, fLabMix1.1, whole genome shotgun sequence, one region contains:
- the si:ch211-234p6.5 gene encoding pleckstrin homology domain-containing family A member 7 isoform X2 has protein sequence MEGEEASRRAQLVRMDDQDRVSQASSVATVSFFPIAKECDGKVQTFGKRCQAAKRDPNCPVVIRGWLNKKDSSGLKLWKRRWFVLSNYCLFYYKDSREESVLGSIPLPSYKILFCTPRECKNRKFTFKVVHQGMRSYFFSADTQEDMLGWVRALSQSATMEQDSSLNRRCSSYQDFTQIGGSTESVDFPKPPSDGEGPSQRHRHVSRALSEPSHLSGGRMGTSRSEPRGRRSVRQRNSRTPSPPEFGRRRAYGPNQEEDSLPGHNTPPTQTEIMGTGSLTSKGQLGSRPHTPVGRVDIRPHDDMVPQTLFYAPASPNLEFKSTPTTPVTERWQNLSKPTPTYGSVHHIASGRRPLGKSYSTGAHADLLPPLPPSSRAAHAPHPPHHHHHHHHHHLRSNLSVCVLPPAMAPKPDPRETPPIRPLESDADAVLTRLCGCDKLLQSLSIELAQLQLDKDSVHCALEVSRLQLEEWKSQGLRAHEEALAQKALLQEELVTIRARMCDVSLEMERVWSQYERMESELSVIRSHLQHICNFGIPQEQSQAQRELWMMEDILAGLKINRDNFRFLLGLQRHHAFQPTSPHPGSPGSPTETLHSGLPMDMEQEPPLRPPLPQELQEIQQRRDLGHGWIESPYEGIYSHAVDPIQRRGNSQPDLLNVKAQKDSFESGSKWIPPDAGSQSTKMKMSEEEQIERMKKNKERLSNRKKPPLPSPSSQSESSGTRDEAPFPLRVTRVVTAVLPTSLVARRVSVEDPPPELDNPLPEQIPPERQERLTEQGKKVFNKSPRHLVLDSPEQNRFWENMHQDQPAVKKTTRKQNQGVLRTSKKDMQSEASRGEATVVSRNRSRDQAGLGNGNASLDLRAENQQASLLTPDMEPDLCLTPEQREAKLRRVERIRERVIRSAARESSTTQNQMPVRREEVHQMPLDTARKQRIQPDHESNDGYGSCGDNTRSPIELQPAGPSLDEDERKWHVKKSKTQIRFGNKTQQKDHSGRAGVAKNKIKRPDSPYHVSSMTVYQKDEGKGFSSCKDGQEQELEETVADENDFPSSDLRAKWFLSTNQWQGFMPLQIPGIDSLGNEEIFDMENQPASIDDKTDSNEMLSTVSESLEKMKENHSLFYKIACDISISDSDITKNDGNSITQTSSKPEEEEKLLIMESVPGETVDNVVGSTNQEIKDSSLHLPADVDENGMKVNNNLQDLKEESQDKAVLNTSASPTNEALVNEETPQKEGEDTSRQEIELKVRETIEGVPVQDMDSNQVLVESLRSREEHSGSKESEVKKMDQESSEEPKKCLNEENEETSDNHSITPSSSVFEEGKVIRSASFGKARVTILRTSL, from the exons ATGGAGGGGGAAGAAGCCAGCAGGCGAGCACAATTAGTCAG AATGGATGACCAGGACAGAGTAAGCCAAGCGTCCAGCGTTGCCACGGTTTCCTTCTTCCCTATTGCAAAG GAATGTGATGGGAAGGTGCAAACATTTGGGAAAAGATGTCAAGCTGCAAAGAGAGACCCCAACTGTCCTGTGGTCATCAGAGGGTGGCTCAACAAAAAG GACAGCTCGGGTTTGAAGCTATGGAAGAGAAGGTGGTTCGTCCTCTCCAACTACTGTCTGTTTTACTATAAAG ACAGTAGAGAAGAATCTGTGCTCGGCAGCATCCCGCTCCCCAGCTACAAAATCCTGTTCTGTACACCACGAGAATGCAAGAACAGAAAGTTCACCTTCAAG GTGGTGCACCAGGGAATGCGCTCTTATTTCTTCAGTGCCGACACGCAGGAGGACATGTTGGGTTGGGTCCGAGCCCTCAGTCAGTCTGCAACAATGGAGCAGGACAGCTCTCTGAACAG GCGCTGCTCAAGTTATCAGGACTTCACACAGATAGGTGGCAGCACTGAATCCGTGGACTTCCCTAAACCCCCCTCTGATGGAGAGGGTCCCTCCCAGAGACACAGGCACGTCAGCCGCGCTCTGAGCGAACCCAGTCATCTGAGCGGTGGGAGGATGGGGACTTCTCGCTCAGAGCCGAGGGGAAGGCGGAGCGTGCGTCAGAGAAACAGCAG AACACCCAGCCCGCCTGAGTTTGGCAGAAGAAGAGCATATGGTCCAAACCAAGAGGAGGATTCTCTTCCTGGCCACAACACACCACCCACTCAGACAGAAATTATGGGAACAGGTTCTCTGACCTCCAAGGGTCAGCTGGGGTCACGACCTCACACACCAGTGGGGAGGGTTGACATTCGACCTCACGATGACATGGTGCCGCAGACTCTGTTCTACGCGCCTGCCTCGCCTAACCTGGAGTTCAAATCCACACCTACCACTCCAGTCACAGAGCGGTGGCAGAACCTGAGCAAG CCCACACCTACATATGGTTCTGTCCATCACATCGCGAGCGGGAGAAGACCTTTAGGAAAG AGCTACTCCACGGGGGCACATGCAGACTTACTGCCCCCTTTGCCCCCCTCATCAAGGGCAGCACATGCTCCCCACCccccacaccaccaccaccaccaccatcatcaccatctccGCAGCaatttatctgtttgtgtgctACCGCCAGCTATG GCCCCAAAACCTGATCCGAGAGAAACCCCACCAATCAGGCCTCTTGAAAGCGATGCAGAT GCTGTGTTGACGAGGTTGTGTGGGTGTGACAAGCTGCTGCAGTCTCTCTCTATCGAACTGGCCCAGCTCCAATTGGATAAG GATAGTGTCCATTGTGCATTAGAGGTGTCCAGACTGCAGCTGGAGGAGTGGAAGAGTCAGGGTCTCAGGGCCCACGAAGAAGCACTTGCCCAGAAGGCTTTGCTGCAGGAAGAGCTGGTCACAATCCGAGCCAGGATGTGCGATGTTTCATTG GAAATGGAGCGAGTGTGGAGCCAATATGAGAGAATGGAGAGTGAACTGTCTGTCATCCGCTCACACCTTCAGCACATCTGTAACTTTGGAATTCCACAG gaGCAGTCTCAGGCCCAGAGGGAGCTGTGGATGATGGAGGACATCTTGGCTGGACTAAAAATCAACAGAGACAACTTCCGCTTCCTTTTGGGACTACAAAGGCACCACG cgTTTCAGCCAACGTCTCCACATCCTGGATCTCCCGGCTCACCCACAGAGACGCTGCACAGCGGACTGCCTATG GATATGGAGCAAGAACCACCACTTCGCCCACCGTTACCCCAGGAGCTACAGGAAATCCAGCAGAGAAGAGATCTGGGTCATGGCTGGATAGAGTCGCCATACGAG GGAATCTACAGCCACGCTGTTGATCCTAtacagagaagaggaaacagcCAGCCTGACCTCCTTAATGTGAAAGCACAGAAAGACTCATTCG aATCTGGTTCCAAGTGGATCCCACCAGATGCAGGAAGCCAATCAACCAAG atgaagatgagcgAAGAGGAGCAGATTGAGCGGATGAAGAAAAATAAGGAGAGGTTGTCTAATAGGAAGAAACCCCCCCTACCTTCTCCAAGCTCCCAAAGCGAGAGTTCAGGGACAAGGGACGAG GCACCCTTTCCTCTAAGGGTGACACGAGTTGTTACAGCTGTCCTACCTACCTCTCTAGTGGCCAGACGGGTTTCCGTTGAGGACCCCCCGCCTGAGCTGGACAACCCACTTCCCGAGCAGATACCACCTGAGAGGCAGGAAAGATTGACTGAGCAGGGCAAAAAAGTGTTCAACAAGTCACCAAGGCATTTGGTGCTGGACAGTCCTGAACAAAACCGGTTCTGGGAAAATATGCACCAGGATCAgccagcagttaaaaagacaacCAGAAAGCAAAATCAGGGAGTACTAAGGACCTCCAAGAAAGACATGCAGTCAGAAGCAAGCAGAGGAGAGGCTACAGTGGTCTCAAGAAATCGTAGTCGAGACCAGGCAGGTTTAGGAAATGGAAATGCAAGCTTGGACCTCAGG GCAGAGAATCAACAGGCATCCCTCCTGACCCCTGACATGGAGCCTGACCTCTGTCTGACCCCTGAACAACGAGAGGCAAAACTGCGACGAGTGGAACGAATACGGGAAAGGGTCATTAGGAG tGCAGCCAGAGAGAGTTCTACTACACAGAATCAAATGCCAGTCAGGAGGGAGGAAGTTCATCAGATGCCACTTGACACAGCTAGAAAACAGAGGATACAACCAG ACCATGAATCTAACGATGGCTATGGAAGCTGTGGGGATAACACCAGAAGTCCCATAGAGCTTCAACCTGCCGGACCATCTCTTGATGAAGATGAAAGAAAATGGCATgttaaaaaatctaaaactcAGATCAGATTTGGGAACAAGACACAACAGAAAGACCACAGTGGAAGAGCAGGGGttgccaaaaataaaatcaaacgcCCAGATTCCCCCTATCATGTCTCATCTATGACTGTCTACCAAAAAGATGAAGGCAAGGGCTTTTCAAGTTGCAAGGATGGACAGGAGCAAGAACTCGAAGAAACTGTTGCTGATGAAAATGATTTTCCATCCTCGGATCTTAGGGCCAAATGGTTCCTCTCCACCAATCAGTGGCAAGGGTTCATGCCTTTGCAGATCCCTGGCATCGACTCATTGGGCAACGAGGAGATTTTCGACATGGAGAACCAACCAGCAAGCATAGATGACAAGACTGATTCCAATGAAATGTTATCCACAGTCAGTGAGAGCttagagaaaatgaaagaaaaccacTCACTCTTTTACAAAATTGCTTGTGACATTAGTATTTCGGACTCAGATATTACCAAGAATGATGGAAATTCAATCACCCAAACGTCTTCTaagccagaagaagaagaaaaactactTATTATGGAATCTGTGCCAGGTGAAACGGTTGATAATGTTGTTGGTTCTACCAACCAAGAAATCAAGGATTCCAGCCTCCATTTGCCAGCAGATGTGGATGAAAATGGAATGAAGGTTAACAACAATCTCCAAGATTTGAAAGAGGAAAGCCAGGACAAAGCAGTGTTAAATACCTCAGCCAGTCCAACAAACGAAGCCCTTGTTAATGAAGAGACCCCCCAAAAAGAAGGTGAAGACACCTCAAGGCAAGAAATCGAGTTGAAAGTTCGAGAAACTATTGAAGGAGTTCCTGTTCAGGACATGGATTCTAATCAGGTCCTGGTTGAAAGTCTAAGGTCAAGAGAAGAACACAGTGGGTCAAAAGAGTCAGAAGTCAAGAAGATGGACCAAGAGAGTTCTGAAGAGccaaagaaatgtttaaatgaagagAATGAAGAGACAAGCGACAaccactccatcactccatccagcTCTGTGTTTGAGGAGGGAAAAGTGATTCGGAGTGCCTCTTTTGGGAAAGCACGTGTTACAATATTAAGGACGAGTTTGTAG
- the si:ch211-234p6.5 gene encoding uncharacterized protein si:ch211-234p6.5 isoform X4, with protein sequence MEGEEASRRAQLVRMDDQDRVSQASSVATVSFFPIAKECDGKVQTFGKRCQAAKRDPNCPVVIRGWLNKKDSSGLKLWKRRWFVLSNYCLFYYKDSREESVLGSIPLPSYKILFCTPRECKNRKFTFKVVHQGMRSYFFSADTQEDMLGWVRALSQSATMEQDSSLNRRCSSYQDFTQIGGSTESVDFPKPPSDGEGPSQRHRHVSRALSEPSHLSGGRMGTSRSEPRGRRSVRQRNSRTPSPPEFGRRRAYGPNQEEDSLPGHNTPPTQTEIMGTGSLTSKGQLGSRPHTPVGRVDIRPHDDMVPQTLFYAPASPNLEFKSTPTTPVTERWQNLSKPTPTYGSVHHIASGRRPLGKAPKPDPRETPPIRPLESDADAVLTRLCGCDKLLQSLSIELAQLQLDKDSVHCALEVSRLQLEEWKSQGLRAHEEALAQKALLQEELVTIRARMCDVSLEMERVWSQYERMESELSVIRSHLQHICNFGIPQEQSQAQRELWMMEDILAGLKINRDNFRFLLGLQRHHAFQPTSPHPGSPGSPTETLHSGLPMDMEQEPPLRPPLPQELQEIQQRRDLGHGWIESPYEGIYSHAVDPIQRRGNSQPDLLNVKAQKDSFESGSKWIPPDAGSQSTKKMKMSEEEQIERMKKNKERLSNRKKPPLPSPSSQSESSGTRDEAPFPLRVTRVVTAVLPTSLVARRVSVEDPPPELDNPLPEQIPPERQERLTEQGKKVFNKSPRHLVLDSPEQNRFWENMHQDQPAVKKTTRKQNQGVLRTSKKDMQSEASRGEATVVSRNRSRDQAGLGNGNASLDLRAENQQASLLTPDMEPDLCLTPEQREAKLRRVERIRERVIRSAARESSTTQNQMPVRREEVHQMPLDTARKQRIQPDHESNDGYGSCGDNTRSPIELQPAGPSLDEDERKWHVKKSKTQIRFGNKTQQKDHSGRAGVAKNKIKRPDSPYHVSSMTVYQKDEGKGFSSCKDGQEQELEETVADENDFPSSDLRAKWFLSTNQWQGFMPLQIPGIDSLGNEEIFDMENQPASIDDKTDSNEMLSTVSESLEKMKENHSLFYKIACDISISDSDITKNDGNSITQTSSKPEEEEKLLIMESVPGETVDNVVGSTNQEIKDSSLHLPADVDENGMKVNNNLQDLKEESQDKAVLNTSASPTNEALVNEETPQKEGEDTSRQEIELKVRETIEGVPVQDMDSNQVLVESLRSREEHSGSKESEVKKMDQESSEEPKKCLNEENEETSDNHSITPSSSVFEEGKVIRSASFGKARVTILRTSL encoded by the exons ATGGAGGGGGAAGAAGCCAGCAGGCGAGCACAATTAGTCAG AATGGATGACCAGGACAGAGTAAGCCAAGCGTCCAGCGTTGCCACGGTTTCCTTCTTCCCTATTGCAAAG GAATGTGATGGGAAGGTGCAAACATTTGGGAAAAGATGTCAAGCTGCAAAGAGAGACCCCAACTGTCCTGTGGTCATCAGAGGGTGGCTCAACAAAAAG GACAGCTCGGGTTTGAAGCTATGGAAGAGAAGGTGGTTCGTCCTCTCCAACTACTGTCTGTTTTACTATAAAG ACAGTAGAGAAGAATCTGTGCTCGGCAGCATCCCGCTCCCCAGCTACAAAATCCTGTTCTGTACACCACGAGAATGCAAGAACAGAAAGTTCACCTTCAAG GTGGTGCACCAGGGAATGCGCTCTTATTTCTTCAGTGCCGACACGCAGGAGGACATGTTGGGTTGGGTCCGAGCCCTCAGTCAGTCTGCAACAATGGAGCAGGACAGCTCTCTGAACAG GCGCTGCTCAAGTTATCAGGACTTCACACAGATAGGTGGCAGCACTGAATCCGTGGACTTCCCTAAACCCCCCTCTGATGGAGAGGGTCCCTCCCAGAGACACAGGCACGTCAGCCGCGCTCTGAGCGAACCCAGTCATCTGAGCGGTGGGAGGATGGGGACTTCTCGCTCAGAGCCGAGGGGAAGGCGGAGCGTGCGTCAGAGAAACAGCAG AACACCCAGCCCGCCTGAGTTTGGCAGAAGAAGAGCATATGGTCCAAACCAAGAGGAGGATTCTCTTCCTGGCCACAACACACCACCCACTCAGACAGAAATTATGGGAACAGGTTCTCTGACCTCCAAGGGTCAGCTGGGGTCACGACCTCACACACCAGTGGGGAGGGTTGACATTCGACCTCACGATGACATGGTGCCGCAGACTCTGTTCTACGCGCCTGCCTCGCCTAACCTGGAGTTCAAATCCACACCTACCACTCCAGTCACAGAGCGGTGGCAGAACCTGAGCAAG CCCACACCTACATATGGTTCTGTCCATCACATCGCGAGCGGGAGAAGACCTTTAGGAAAG GCCCCAAAACCTGATCCGAGAGAAACCCCACCAATCAGGCCTCTTGAAAGCGATGCAGAT GCTGTGTTGACGAGGTTGTGTGGGTGTGACAAGCTGCTGCAGTCTCTCTCTATCGAACTGGCCCAGCTCCAATTGGATAAG GATAGTGTCCATTGTGCATTAGAGGTGTCCAGACTGCAGCTGGAGGAGTGGAAGAGTCAGGGTCTCAGGGCCCACGAAGAAGCACTTGCCCAGAAGGCTTTGCTGCAGGAAGAGCTGGTCACAATCCGAGCCAGGATGTGCGATGTTTCATTG GAAATGGAGCGAGTGTGGAGCCAATATGAGAGAATGGAGAGTGAACTGTCTGTCATCCGCTCACACCTTCAGCACATCTGTAACTTTGGAATTCCACAG gaGCAGTCTCAGGCCCAGAGGGAGCTGTGGATGATGGAGGACATCTTGGCTGGACTAAAAATCAACAGAGACAACTTCCGCTTCCTTTTGGGACTACAAAGGCACCACG cgTTTCAGCCAACGTCTCCACATCCTGGATCTCCCGGCTCACCCACAGAGACGCTGCACAGCGGACTGCCTATG GATATGGAGCAAGAACCACCACTTCGCCCACCGTTACCCCAGGAGCTACAGGAAATCCAGCAGAGAAGAGATCTGGGTCATGGCTGGATAGAGTCGCCATACGAG GGAATCTACAGCCACGCTGTTGATCCTAtacagagaagaggaaacagcCAGCCTGACCTCCTTAATGTGAAAGCACAGAAAGACTCATTCG aATCTGGTTCCAAGTGGATCCCACCAGATGCAGGAAGCCAATCAACCAAG aagatgaagatgagcgAAGAGGAGCAGATTGAGCGGATGAAGAAAAATAAGGAGAGGTTGTCTAATAGGAAGAAACCCCCCCTACCTTCTCCAAGCTCCCAAAGCGAGAGTTCAGGGACAAGGGACGAG GCACCCTTTCCTCTAAGGGTGACACGAGTTGTTACAGCTGTCCTACCTACCTCTCTAGTGGCCAGACGGGTTTCCGTTGAGGACCCCCCGCCTGAGCTGGACAACCCACTTCCCGAGCAGATACCACCTGAGAGGCAGGAAAGATTGACTGAGCAGGGCAAAAAAGTGTTCAACAAGTCACCAAGGCATTTGGTGCTGGACAGTCCTGAACAAAACCGGTTCTGGGAAAATATGCACCAGGATCAgccagcagttaaaaagacaacCAGAAAGCAAAATCAGGGAGTACTAAGGACCTCCAAGAAAGACATGCAGTCAGAAGCAAGCAGAGGAGAGGCTACAGTGGTCTCAAGAAATCGTAGTCGAGACCAGGCAGGTTTAGGAAATGGAAATGCAAGCTTGGACCTCAGG GCAGAGAATCAACAGGCATCCCTCCTGACCCCTGACATGGAGCCTGACCTCTGTCTGACCCCTGAACAACGAGAGGCAAAACTGCGACGAGTGGAACGAATACGGGAAAGGGTCATTAGGAG tGCAGCCAGAGAGAGTTCTACTACACAGAATCAAATGCCAGTCAGGAGGGAGGAAGTTCATCAGATGCCACTTGACACAGCTAGAAAACAGAGGATACAACCAG ACCATGAATCTAACGATGGCTATGGAAGCTGTGGGGATAACACCAGAAGTCCCATAGAGCTTCAACCTGCCGGACCATCTCTTGATGAAGATGAAAGAAAATGGCATgttaaaaaatctaaaactcAGATCAGATTTGGGAACAAGACACAACAGAAAGACCACAGTGGAAGAGCAGGGGttgccaaaaataaaatcaaacgcCCAGATTCCCCCTATCATGTCTCATCTATGACTGTCTACCAAAAAGATGAAGGCAAGGGCTTTTCAAGTTGCAAGGATGGACAGGAGCAAGAACTCGAAGAAACTGTTGCTGATGAAAATGATTTTCCATCCTCGGATCTTAGGGCCAAATGGTTCCTCTCCACCAATCAGTGGCAAGGGTTCATGCCTTTGCAGATCCCTGGCATCGACTCATTGGGCAACGAGGAGATTTTCGACATGGAGAACCAACCAGCAAGCATAGATGACAAGACTGATTCCAATGAAATGTTATCCACAGTCAGTGAGAGCttagagaaaatgaaagaaaaccacTCACTCTTTTACAAAATTGCTTGTGACATTAGTATTTCGGACTCAGATATTACCAAGAATGATGGAAATTCAATCACCCAAACGTCTTCTaagccagaagaagaagaaaaactactTATTATGGAATCTGTGCCAGGTGAAACGGTTGATAATGTTGTTGGTTCTACCAACCAAGAAATCAAGGATTCCAGCCTCCATTTGCCAGCAGATGTGGATGAAAATGGAATGAAGGTTAACAACAATCTCCAAGATTTGAAAGAGGAAAGCCAGGACAAAGCAGTGTTAAATACCTCAGCCAGTCCAACAAACGAAGCCCTTGTTAATGAAGAGACCCCCCAAAAAGAAGGTGAAGACACCTCAAGGCAAGAAATCGAGTTGAAAGTTCGAGAAACTATTGAAGGAGTTCCTGTTCAGGACATGGATTCTAATCAGGTCCTGGTTGAAAGTCTAAGGTCAAGAGAAGAACACAGTGGGTCAAAAGAGTCAGAAGTCAAGAAGATGGACCAAGAGAGTTCTGAAGAGccaaagaaatgtttaaatgaagagAATGAAGAGACAAGCGACAaccactccatcactccatccagcTCTGTGTTTGAGGAGGGAAAAGTGATTCGGAGTGCCTCTTTTGGGAAAGCACGTGTTACAATATTAAGGACGAGTTTGTAG